The Candidatus Methylomirabilota bacterium genomic sequence GTACCACGGCGCGGAGCGTGCGCGGAAGACCGCGCGCACCGGCCCGCCGGAACTAGGACAGCTGCGAGCGGACGAGGCGCGCGCCCTCGCTGAGCGCCCGCAGCTTGCCGAAGGCGGTCTCGCGGGGCAGGTACTTCATCCCGCAGTCGGGCGCGGGCATCAGCCGGTCCGGGGTCGTGCGGGTCAGGCCGGCGCGGATGCGCGCGGCCACCTGCTCCGCGGTCTCGACCGCGGGGTCGGACAGGTCGATGACGCCCAGCACGATGGTCTTGCCCGAGAGGTCGGCGAGCACGCCGAGATCGATCTTGGGCTGGGCGGCCTCGATGGAGATCTGCTGCGCGGTGGTGGCGGCGAGCTGGGGCAGGAACGAGTAGCCGGTCGGCTTCTGGTGCCGCACCACCGCCGCGTAGCCGAAGCAGAGGTGGAGCGCGGTGGGCACCGTGATGCCCTCCAGCGCGCGATTGATCGCGGGCACCGCGAAGCGCCCGGCCGCCTCCGGATCGTTGCGCAGCCACGGCTCGTCGAGCTGGATGAGATCGGCGCCGGCGGCCTGCAGCTCGCGCGCCTCCTCGTTGACCGCCGCGGCCAGATCCATCGCGAGCGACTCCACGTCACGGTAGTGCTCGTTCTTGGCCTGCTGCGCCATCGTGAAGGGGCCGGGCAGGGTGATCTTGGCCGGGCGGTCGGTGTTGGCGCGGAGGAACTGCAGGCCGCGCAGCTCGACCGGGCGCGTGCGGCGCACGCGGCCGACCACGCGCGGCACGTGGGTCTGATTGCCGTAGCGGTCGGTGATCACCGCGGGCTGCGCCACGTCCACGCCGTCGAGGGCGGTGGCGAAGTGGT encodes the following:
- a CDS encoding cobalamin-independent methionine synthase II family protein: MIPRHPLVTTVVGSYPQPDWLVDRALLSKGVPRVRLQAMWRVPEPFRQAAQDDATIVAIRAMERAGIDVISDGEIRRESYSNHFATALDGVDVAQPAVITDRYGNQTHVPRVVGRVRRTRPVELRGLQFLRANTDRPAKITLPGPFTMAQQAKNEHYRDVESLAMDLAAAVNEEARELQAAGADLIQLDEPWLRNDPEAAGRFAVPAINRALEGITVPTALHLCFGYAAVVRHQKPTGYSFLPQLAATTAQQISIEAAQPKIDLGVLADLSGKTIVLGVIDLSDPAVETAEQVAARIRAGLTRTTPDRLMPAPDCGMKYLPRETAFGKLRALSEGARLVRSQLS